GGATCGTGGGGGCCCACCACAGGGCCAGCAGGGTGCGGGACCCGACGGGGCAGCGCAAGGTGCTGCGGCCCCGCAGCGCCGATGCGGTCAGCGCCGTGGAGACCGCCAGCAGACCGCACCAGAACGGGGTCGCCCCCACCTCGGCAACGCCGACGAGCGCGCCGGCGCCACCGATACCGAGCGCCACGCCGGCTCGCGCCGACAGCGGTCGGGACACCCGAAACAGCACACCGGCCAGACCGACGACGGTGAGGATCATCAGGCCCGGAAGAGCCGGGAACAGGACGGCCTGGAAATGCCCCCACCAGGTGCCCGGCCGGAAATACGCGCCGAACCAGCCGAGACCGACCAGGCTCCATCCGACTCCGGCGATCATGGCCACGATGCCGGCGAGTCGCGTCCCGCGGCTGGGCAGGGAGTACCGATCGGCGCCGCCGTCCTGCAGCGCGTGGGTCACGGTGTCCAGTGGGCCGACCCGGTCGAGGGCCTCCTGCGCCGCGTCGGCATCCGACAGACCGCGGGCCTGGGCCGCCTCGAACGCCGACCACAGGTGATCGCCGTACTCGTCGACGATGTCGTCGACCTCGCCGCGCCAGGCCAGCTGCTCACGCAGCTGGCTCAGGTATCCGTCAATGCTCGGGGCGGACACGGGCGCCGGTGCCGGTGATGGTCGCGACTACCGCGGACGACAACCGTTCCCAATGGCTGCGTTCCTCGCCGAGCGCGGTCAGGCCGCGCGGGGTGAGCCGGTAGTAGCGGCGCCGTCGCCCGGAGACGACATCCCAGTCGCTGGTGAGGTATCCGGCCGCCTCCAGCCGATGCAGGGCCGGATAGACGGTGCCCTCGGGGAGGTCGAACTCGCCCTGGCTGCGGGTGCGCAGTTCATCGATGAGGGCATAGCCGTGCATCCGCTGCTCGGACAGCACGGCAAGAATCAGCAGGTCGAGATGACCCCGGACAGCATCGCTCCTCATTTCTCGGAGGGTACTCAGCAGAACGGGAACGGCATGCATAGACAGCGGATGGGACTCCACACCTAGACAGGACATGCCTGGCCTGGCTATGGTCGAACGGCCCTCCCTGGTCGTCGCAGAACGGGTGATGCGGGGCAATTCGGTCCACTCACCTCCGGAGTGACGTCATGCCGCTGTTCCGCCATGCCCATGTTCTTTTCGCGGTCCTTGCCATCGTGGCCGGCGCACTCCTCGCGGCGACCGGTTCGGCCAGTGCCGACGACAGCCCACCGGTGACCACCCCGGGGGCTCCGACCGGCGCCTCGTCCGCTCCGGCGGCCGTCCCGGCCGGCGCTGTCACCGCCGCGGCCGTCGCCTGCAACTCCATGGAGTTCTGCGTCTCGAAGGACACCTACTTCAACGGCGCCACCTTCAAGTTCACGGCGGCCAGCTCGAACTGGTCCGCGGTCAGTTACGCCAATCTCTACAACGAGGACAGTTCCTGGCGCAGCCGCTGGACGGTCCCGGTCGTCGTCTACGACTACACCCAGTACGCCGGCAGCCAGACGCTCTGCGTCAACGTGAACTGGGACGTCTTCTACAACAACGGCGCCAGTGACCGCGGGTCGTCCCACAAGTGGGACGGCCGGAACTCCTGTTGACCATCGGCATCGGCGAAGGGCGGGCCGGCTGGGTTTCCCGGCCGGTCCGCCGACGATGGCTGCCTGCCCTGACGATCGCGGTCGCCCTCGGGGCGGCTCCGCTCGCCGGCTGCGCCGCCGCCGACCGGCCCGCTGCCGCAGCCGACTCGCCGCCGACCGCGCAGGTCCCGCCCACCCCTGGGCAGGTCATGCCGCAGGCCTCGACGGCCGGGCCGGAAGCGGGAACCGTCGCCGCGGCCCTGGTCGCCCTCCGGTCCGATCTCGAGGTCACCGGCGTCGCGGAGTCCGTTCTGGTCGGGGAGTGCGTTCGCCAGGCCGGGTACCCCGTCCGCCCGAGCGACCCGCAAGCCGAACCCGACCGGGAGACCTTCGCGGCCTACCCCTCGCCCACCCCGGAATCAGCGGCCCGCAGCGGGTACGGCATCGCCGGCCGGGTGCTGACCGCGCAGACCGCGGTCAGCGGGCAGGCGTGGCTCGAGGTCGACGAGACCTACAAGGCTGGACTGACTCTCGCCATGTTCGGCGATCCGCAGAACCAGGTGGAGGTCACCTTCGCCGACGGGTACAGCGCCCGCATCGGCGCGGACGGCTGTTACGCAGACGTCCGGCGCAGCTTCTTCGGCGACCTCGGCGAGTATGCCCAGCAGAGTTGGGCGGCCAGCCAGGCCTTCGGGCGAGCCATCGGTGCGGTGGCCGAGAACCGCACCTGGAAAGCCGCTCTCGCCCCCTGGTCGGCCTGTATGAGCGCGGCGGGCCAGCCCGGTTACGCGGCTCCGGGCGACATCCGCATGGCGCTGTTCCAGCGGGTCGCGGCCATCGAGGTGACCTCCCCGTCGGACCGGGTCGACCGGTACCGGCAGCTGGCCGCCGACGAGCGGGCGCTGGCGATGCAGGATGCCGCGTGCGCCGACTCCACCGGTCTGGACGACGCGTGGGTCGCCGCGGTGGCGGCCGACGACCCGGACGGGCTGGCGGCCAGCGGGGCCCAGATCACCGCATGGGCCGGGCGTCTCGCCCCGCTCGCTCCGCAGGTCCGCGACCGGGCAATCGCCGCGGCGGGGGCGTGATGGGGCGGAAGTCGTGGTCGATCGACGTCACCACCGTCGATCGACCGCCGCGTCCGACCCGAAGGCACCCGGCGGTGATCCGCAATCCCCGTCGCATCGACGAGGCCGGCTCCGGCTCCCCCGCGGACACGGCCACGGACGGTCGGCGTCGTCGACGCCGGTGGTTCGCTCTGGTCGGCCTGCGCTGATCGGCGTCCGCCCAGGGTGGGGTGCCGGGTCTCCGGCGCCCCACCCTGGTCGTCGTCCCCGGCTTCAGACGGTGTTGTCCGCCGCACCGGGATGGCTGCTGTACCCCGGGATCGTGGACTGGGTGGCCTCATCGTCGCTGTCGGCCTGCGGGTGGCTGCTGTAGCCGGGGATGCTCGACTGCGTGGTGGCGTCGTCCTCGGCCGCGCCGGGATGGCTGCTGTAGCCGGGGATCGTGGACTGGGTCGCGGCGTCGCTCGTGGCGTCGTCGATCGGGTGGTTCTGCGGCGTGCTCATGGTGGTTCCTCCTGGCGGGTGTCGCGGTTGACCGTGCCGACCGCTGTACTTCCCCGCCGCCGCGGTCTCGCAACGCCGCGCCGTCGACCCACCACGGCTCGTATCGCCAGTGGCCACCCGTACCCCGTTCAGGTTCTCGGGTCGGGAGCCTGACCGACGGACGATCAGCCCGACAGCGGGCTGGTCAAGACGATGCGGTTCCCGTCCGGGTCGGTCAGCGGCAGGATGCGCACCGTCGTCGCGTCCAGGGGCCGATCGTGCTCGATGCCGGCGGCCGTCAGCCGGTCGGCCGCGTCGTCCACATCGGTGACGTCCAGGACGAGCGACGAATGCCCCGCCCGGTCGGCCTCCGCGAACACCTGGACCCCGAACGTCGGGGCGAGATGCCATTCGAGCAGACCATCCATGGGCCGGGCGTCCGGAGCGGAACCGAACAGCCGCTGGTACCAGGCCTGTGCCACCGCAAGATCGGTGACGGTCATCTGGGCCAGGATGCGGTCGATCTGCATGGGCGCGGTCCTCTCTTCGTTGCTTCGCGTCGTCCTTCAGGGTGGACCGAGCTCCTCGACCGAAGTCATCGCCGGTCGACCGGCGGGTTCCCACTGGCCGGTGGAACCGTCGATGCGATAAGCACAGGGGATCGATGCCCAGGTTGGCGGTGAACGACGATCGGCAGGATGACGATCGACAGGATGAGGTGCCAGGTGAAGACTCGGACGACGCACACTCTCGGCCTCGTGGCGGCGGCCGGGCTGCTCCTCGGCGGGTGCAACTCGACGAGCGGTACGGCGGGCAGTTCGGCGACAGTGAGTTCCGCCAGTCCGGCGACCGGTGCCGGCTCGTCGAGCACCCCGGCGACCGGTGCTGGCTCGTCGAGCACCTCAGCGCCGTCCTCCGCCGCGAACGCGGACCAGTTGGATGCCCAGAGCGTGGCCTGGTTCGGCACCGTGTGCACGGGCCTGACCGCGATCCAGCAGATGAAGCCACCGGCCGCCGGGCAGTCCCTGAACGCCGCGGGCGACACCCTCGTCGGTACCGGCGAGACTCTGACCCGGACCGCCCAGGAGCTGCAAAGCCAGCCGGCCCCGACCTTCTCCGGCGCCGACGAGTTCGCGCCCGCGGCCCAGGACGCGTTCGCCACGGTGGGCGGCCGGCTGACCGAATTGGGCCAGCGGGCCCAGGCGCTCAAGCCCGGGGACATGGCCGCCGGTCAGCAGTTCATGACCGACTACCAGGCGTTCGTGCAGGAGATGCAGCAGACCCTCGCCCCTACTCTCAACCTGCGGCGGGACATC
This sequence is a window from Nakamurella flava. Protein-coding genes within it:
- a CDS encoding PadR family transcriptional regulator, giving the protein MRSDAVRGHLDLLILAVLSEQRMHGYALIDELRTRSQGEFDLPEGTVYPALHRLEAAGYLTSDWDVVSGRRRRYYRLTPRGLTALGEERSHWERLSSAVVATITGTGARVRPEH
- a CDS encoding peptidase inhibitor family I36 protein, encoding MPLFRHAHVLFAVLAIVAGALLAATGSASADDSPPVTTPGAPTGASSAPAAVPAGAVTAAAVACNSMEFCVSKDTYFNGATFKFTAASSNWSAVSYANLYNEDSSWRSRWTVPVVVYDYTQYAGSQTLCVNVNWDVFYNNGASDRGSSHKWDGRNSC
- a CDS encoding VOC family protein, whose amino-acid sequence is MQIDRILAQMTVTDLAVAQAWYQRLFGSAPDARPMDGLLEWHLAPTFGVQVFAEADRAGHSSLVLDVTDVDDAADRLTAAGIEHDRPLDATTVRILPLTDPDGNRIVLTSPLSG